One Cucumis melo cultivar AY chromosome 8, USDA_Cmelo_AY_1.0, whole genome shotgun sequence genomic window, AACCGTAAAGAAACATCTATATTAAAAATTACTATGATAGTTGATAGGGGAATTTTGTAAAGCCATCAATTATGGCTAAATGTGATTCAAAAAGCACTTGATTGGTTCGGTTAATGTTTGCAAATTAAGCAAACATATATACATAACATTGTAATAATTAGTCTAAATCcactttgttttgtttgttgtttgttttttcttttggttgaTTATGGCTATAAGCATATAATTAATAGACATTTAGAGAAACCTAGATCTTGTCTTCTTTTGATCCAAGTTGGGTCgttatatttatatgtttttttttcaaactatcaAATTGATATCAATGGCTCAATCCGATTCAAATTAGATCACCTAAAGGATTATAACAAATTAACAAATTAGATTCCTATAATTTATTTATCATGTGAACAGTGatttttatcttttgattttatattattatattattaattttcttttttagaagaAAGATCGTTAATATCTTCACTACAAGAAGTTTGACCTTTTTCGATAGAAAAAATAATATCATAAAACCTTTTCCTTAACACTGTTTTAGTTATACTTTAAAAGAGATATATTGACATGAAAATGGAGTAAATATCAAACATCTCATCCCCTGGATTGAAATTATGAAACCCTCCCGTGACACACAATGCAAAATTATACATAAAACATCATAGGTGAACATAGATAATtggaacaaaaagaaaagaaaaagtcaaAGACATTGGGAAGATTgatatgaaaatataaaataatgttGAGAATTTGATATGATTAAATACACAtgttagagagagagagagagggcaCTATTTTCCATGTCTAATGTGTGTTGTTGCTTGTTTTGAAAGAATGAAAGTAGTATTTGAAACACCAACCAGCTTTCATGTCTCCATcacaaatattaatattaatacatGCAAATAACTGATGAATATATAAAGAAATCATAGTTGCCCCTAAACCTAATTTCCCTCACCTCATCCATTATTGCCTGCCTTCGTATGTGGGAACAACTCTCAAATTTACACTGTATGTAAGATTAATTAacaagatatctttttttttattattattattaatgaaaaaacttttcaAAGTATTTGtaatttcctcttctttctcttaatttattttttagaattaCAAAGGAATTTCATCAAATCCAAACCTGTTAATTTCATGCAATGTGCTAAAAAATGTCGTGACCATAGTGATTGATTAAGTATAAATAATGTATGTAtgttcaataattaattaaaattaacaaatattaatttattaatcaATTAGGTTTCATTCATTTTCCTAATATGAAAATCTCCACTACctaaaaaattcattttaatttttttttagattaaaattCCATAGTCCCTACGAAAAAGACGAGGTCTTAGGGTTATAATGTGTAGGTTATTTCAAATCCTAATCCAAATCTTTAACTAAAACTTAACATTATCTCATACGGCCATTATAGTCCATGTTGATTGTTATAGTCCATTCCATTCATAACTCCAAACATGTGATcaatgtttatttaaaatttcaaaatcaacgtataagaaaaaaatgaaaggaattaaaaagtaattaattttatgtttacgTAACTATATTCAATTGGGTTGTGAATGTATATATTCAACATTGTAACAGTTACAAAGATTAAAGAGAATAAGTTTCTTTTatcaaattaaagaaaatgttaGATTAGTCTAATCCAAAAATCATGCCTTTTTTTTTCGATTGCTTTTTAATTATTGTATCACCCAACTTTTTTATCTTATAATAATTGAAAAGGCTTACTTAGACAATTatacaatgttttttttttttttaaagttcatAAACCAAATATACAAAAATAACCTTActgactaaatttaaaattgtaatttaacCTATAATTCACTTAAAATAGATTTTGTAATCAAATTGAATTCCAGAAAACCTTGTTTGTATATGTTCATAACCAAAATGTAaactattgttattattgtttattttcctttttaaaaaggCTTCTAGAATTATTCTCCAAAACTAAAAGAGATCTTAAAAGAGGATTAAATGGACCTTCTTTTTTCATGGAAATTTACCCAACCACAATCTAATTCCCAATCCTGCCTAAAAAggcaatttcttcttctttcttcttcttcttcttctttttctttcaacaaACCAATCAAAATTGTAACGCGCAATTATTCTTATCTTAATGTCGAGCAAGTTCTTATGTTCTCAATTTGCTCACATCCCTAAATCAACCAAGTTCCTATGCTCCAACCCTCCGAACCAATCTCCTATCTAGACGTAGGGTTTATTGGgaatttaaaaacattttcttcGCACTTAACAGCACTTCTCTAACGACAACTTAGAAAAGCATTCTATACAAACCTTCGTGCATGTCCcaataagaaaaatatatatcatttttcaCTAAGACTTCAACTTCACATGAAGTCTTAATCTTGTTAATCCATTGTTGACAATCCCAATTGTGTAATGAATCCTGAAACTAGAGAAATGAATCTGGGTGATGAAGACAGCAGAATAAAACAAAAAGGCATAGTTATGCAGATTTCTCCCAAAGTGCAAACCTGAATAAAAGCAAGACCAAAATGGCATAAATACATGGAGAACTGGAAAGCATTAATCAACCAAACTAAATGGGATCTCAGATTAAGAGGATCAGGTCCTTTTACATCCTAAAATCTTAAACAATTGATGGAATTTGATCACTATACAAGTCACACCAACCTTTGCAGCATGGTATTTGATCATGTTGTTTTCAATTTCCTACAATTATAAAGTTGAGGGTACATATGCATATACCTAACCCTGCAAAGTTCAAAATTCTTATCATATGCATATACTGAGGCATTCTTGGGGTAATGTATGCATATCATCAAACTAATTCCAGGAGAAAATCAGCAATTGCTTTACCTTGTTACATGGAAAAACTTGTAGGATATTTATTGTCTTAAGCAGAATTTCATCACAACTTGAATTCGTACTCTTCCGACATTTGGCTTTACAACTTACTTTGACCTAACCACTGTCCAACTTATGATTGATTAGAAAAAGGATATAGTTATGTACCTAAAAGTAGGCATATTTTAGGAAGGATGCCATAAGATAATAATATTTGTGGTATCAAGCACCGTCCCACTATCTACATctaatcaatgttttaaaagaCTAAAGGCAGTCTTGAGCCTTTTCCTCTTAAAGAGCTAAGGTGTAAGCCTCGAAGTAGGATGAGGTGTAAGCCTCAAATGGtgattaaaaatattttacaaaTCCTAAATTCACCCCCAAAACTTCTAAAAGTAGCCTTTAACTTTATCATCATCACTGCTACTATTATCACTAATACGGTTGATTTATATTGTAACTTTATGCCTTCAATGTTCTTAAAGTCCCGGCAGTAAAAGTAGCCCAAGTTCAAATTGTCACAGCTCATCTCAAATTTTTTAGGCAAATCACTATGGGGTGTTTGGGGCAAGAAGCGAGTTATTATAGTCCAACATTAGTTCGTGTTTGgggtgtagattattttagttatggttataatagtatgtgtttagTGTGTAGACTACTTTAGTTTGACAAGGAAATAGAAGACACTAtagcaaagaataaaaaaaatgatgaacaTCAAATAGTAAAAATGGTAGTAAATAGTAAATGCTATAGCAAATTTGgaagttttaaaatattgtttacCGTAGCTAATTAGAGAGTTTTAAATTAGTGTTTACTGTAACAAGAGATGGCTATTATAGTGCTTGATAATCTTTGTCCCACGGCCCCTATTACTTTTCTACTCGCTAGACTTAAGCCTTGGTGCATTTCTATAAAGGCATAAACCTTCTGTGGCTCAACAAAGGTGCAAGTCTTGTGGCTAAAACTTAGCGTTCAAGACGTAAGCCTTAATAGCTTTTTAAAACATTGGACCTAATCCAAACTCAAAGAGACCTCAAAGATTTCCATTTAACATTTTGCCCTAAGAAAATTGAACCCTAGGCCTAGGAGAACTCCCCCAAACATCCCAAGGGTCATCCAGGATGCAAATGCTATCAAAATTTGAGAATAAATACCCTCAAAGACATCTTACACTACAGCTCGTCCCTCTGATTACTAGGGAGTTAATCCACTAATACCCTTAATTCATCCCAAGAGACCTCATCAAAGATTTTCATTCAAAACTTTCCACCAAAGGCTAGATATGATGACGGCCCTTTGGACGTGCCAATCtagttaatatatatttttaactttcaacCGAAGAAATTTGAACTAAACACCTGAGAGAACTCCCCCAAACATCTCAAGTGGGGATTCCATCAAATTTGAAGATATCTTAAACTACAACTTGTCCCTTGAACTACTGGTGCCGACACTAATTTTCTTCAAACCTCCCCCCCccccaaagaaaagaaaactatgaTTATGAttctataattattttcaaatacagCTTCAACAATCTTCATGTTTATAGAAAAAATACTTGTTTGAACAAGTGAAAGGAACACGGCTTCTGTGAGACTTTCAGGAATGCTAGAGATAAGTATAATCAGTATTCTCCATAGGAGACTCAATTGAAAGATTCAGACAAACATAAAACTTCAGGCAAAATTCAGATATATAACACCACCCTAATGAATCCCAAACTACTAAAGACTAACAAAAATGACTCTATTCTAGAACAGCAGTGAAAAGTGAGGAGATAACTCATACAGAAGCAGCAGGGTGTGAACTCATCTCATCTCTTCGAACCAGCTCCCTCCTTTTCTACTTTCTGAGCAAAAAACTTTGTCGCATACATGTTATCATCAAGGTACTCTTTGTAAGGATGGTTCTTTGGAACAAGTCTCCTAAATTTCTCAAAATGTTTCTCAGCTTCCTCACTCTTCCTTAACAGAGTATATATGATCCCCTGACATAGATATGGCCTAAAATCCCTTGGCTCCTCCCTCACAAGTTCTTGATAAGCTTTCAACGCATCAAGATAACTCCCTTCCATTACCTTAATTTGCGCGACCAAGAGCTTGAAATCCCTTATATCTGACTTGTCCTTCTGGTTCTTGCATTTCTCCATTGCTTCTTCGATCCTTTTAGTAACGTCCTTCAATGAATTATCATTCAGTTGCTCCGCCACCATTGCAAGTCCATGATAAGCCTCAACGCGAAGTGGGTCTTTCGCTAAAATCTCCTCAAATTCATTTTTCGCCAATTCAAGCTCCCCCATATAGCTATGGAAATTAGCCCTTAACATAGGCAACTCAACGTCATTGGGTTCAAGTTCAATCAAACGGTTTAGGGCTTCAACTGCTTCTGGGAGTTTACCTGATTTCACACTCTCCTCAACGAGAGATCGAAGAGCTTCGACATCATTCGAATCATCAGCCCGTTTCTCTTCTACAACGCTCTCATTTTCCTCATATTCCGTCGATTCATCAGTAGACTCCGTCGTCTCCGGCGCCACCTGGACAGCAACAGCAACAAAGCGTCGATAGTCGAAGCGATGAAAGAAGAATGCAGCAACGGCAACGGAGATACAAGCGGTTTTGAGAAATCCCGATAGAAGGCCGCCGTTAGGAGAGGTGGTATCGTCGGAGGTCGATGAAGAGGATGAGGCTTTAACACGCAAGGACCTGACAGACGAACGGAGGCGAGACGGCGGCGGAGAGCGGAAGGAGAGAGAAGAAATGGGTTTAGAGAAGGAAGAGAGACGGTGGCTGAAGGAAAGGAGTTGGTGAGAAGAAAAACGACGGTGGTGAAGTGAGGGAAGAGACTCCATGGCTGTTTACCTTCGAGCAGCTGTGCGAAGAGACGAGAAGGAGCGATATTACAAGGTTTATCTCTCTGCTGCCAAAAAGGCCCAAACTTCAATTATTTAAAATCTATTTGGGCTTTCGGCCCATACCAAAAGCCCACTGACTCTATTATATTTCTTGAAGATCTAACCACTGTAATGGTCTATTCTAAACTTCTCGATTGCAAATTAATGGggaatatgagattaattataagttaccttttaattttctttaccAATTAATTACTATCCAACTACAACTCTTTAGGTATGTTTGGGGGGAAGGAAAGGAACGGACTATATAATCCTTTTCATGTTTGGGGCAAGAAATAAGGGGAGGGAAAAGAATATATTTAATCCTCTTATTTCCTTCTTaatccttctctttcttcctctcaaTCCCCTCTTATTCCCTCTTATTCCTTCTTATTTCTTCCTTAAGAGGTGTgaagttattatttttattattttaaattaagaattttattattattattattattattattattttaatattatatttcaaaatagagtTGTATGATAGAATTGATGTTCATCGTTTAACTGCACtcgaaaaaaaaacatttgtttcCCATATTTCATTTCAGTTCAATGCTATTACGTTGACCGTCATTTTCTTAAATCTATTGTCAACGATACGTAATTTTTCGTTGtacttacaacatcaatttaaagaaaatacatgtaatttcttTCGCAAGTAAtgcatcaattaattttttgacacGAAAAGGTTGCCAACGAAACGTTCAAAATTAACATCATATTTACAAAAGCTAATGAAACATGTTTTCcaataaaaattccaaatttcggtaaataaaatataaatatttgtatattggatttataatacgaatttaaaaaaatacatttgtacgaattaaaaaataataataaaattttttaaatcgATTGTTAACAACATGCAATTTTTCGATATTGCAattacaacatcaatttaaagaaaatatatgtaCTTTCTTTCACATGTAacacattaattaatttttttggcACAGAAAACTTACAtacaaaatgttcaaaattaaCATCGTATTTACGAAAACTAATGGGACATGTTTTctaataaaaatttcaaattttggtaaataaaatacgaatatttatgtacataatttacaatataaatctttaaaaaattatatttgtattaattaaaaaaaagaaataataaaaaaaaattgtcatattCTTCCCCACTTATTTTTTCCCCTAAACAAGGATTATAAATAAGGATTATAAATAATCTCTCACGATCCTTTCACTtattcttcccccaaacaataattattataatcattTCCTTTTCATAATCCCTCAATTTCCTTATTCATTTTCCCCCTTATTcctttccttcccccaaacacacccaaaatatttttttcattttaagtTTTTCTCTTTCCAAATGACGTACAAACGATTTAATATTATTTGTTCTCATGCTTAAAACTTAAAATCATCAACATATCTCTAAATTCATTAAAATACAACGACGTATAGATCTAAGTAACAAGAAGCATATAAACAATGACATTTTATGAGTTTTGATTCATACATCAGTgataatgtatatataaaaaaaatatggaaaaatTGACAATATGAGTTTAGCTTAACTAGGATATATTTGTTCTTAAAGACAAAAGATCTCAGATTCAAATCTTCACATCCCACGTTATACTTaaaagactttttcaaaaaaatatatatagagaaatcATTGTTTGATGATTTCAACTTTGTTTTAGTTTGAGTGGTTTTATGTGTTTATAAATCTCATATTATAGTTTTAGTATGCATGATAGTGATGTAGGTGAGAAAAACAAAGAGTTTCCCCACATTCACTTATGAAAGGTGAAATAGATAATAATGGGAAGGTAGCATGGGGTCTTCCTTTATGAGTTATTTATTTTGTTGGATATTAGTTCGTGTATATTGAGCaaaagccaaaaaaaaaaacctaaaaagtTAACCTAGAGAGTAAGCTACCTAAAAATATGTCCCAAGCTTCatctttccattcatttttcttattctttttctaaaaaataataataataataatgaagtatctaattttattattgaGAATATTGTATGGCTCAAATCAATACATTTATTTAGTATACGCATCGATAGACGAATGATTATAACcgtaaaaagaaatagattttgtttttagaaagtTTCGTTCTAGATATGAAATGATTACAAAACGAGTATTAAATGGTACAGTGTGAGTGGATTTCGACGTCAAAATATCAATGATTCTCAAACACATTGTTAATGAGCTAgtgagaaaaaaaaggaaatccCACCAAaatgggaaaaagaaagaagatggaattATTGTACTATGAAGTCTAATAAATTGTACCAATTTGGCCCCCAAAAGCTCTTTAAACCTTCTTTCCCATTCCGAACCTCATGTTTTTCCTTCAATGGTACAATCATTTATAATTGATGCCTGATTTTGACACCCCAATGAGTGAGAATTCATTTACAaccattaaattttaatatatacaaatattaaatttattgaCTTAAAAGCTTCAGGTGATTTAGTCGATTAGTGATATAATATAGTGTTGGAAGTATAAAATTATGCATTCAAAACTT contains:
- the LOC103489908 gene encoding protein SLOW GREEN 1, chloroplastic-like; the encoded protein is MESLPSLHHRRFSSHQLLSFSHRLSSFSKPISSLSFRSPPPSRLRSSVRSLRVKASSSSSTSDDTTSPNGGLLSGFLKTACISVAVAAFFFHRFDYRRFVAVAVQVAPETTESTDESTEYEENESVVEEKRADDSNDVEALRSLVEESVKSGKLPEAVEALNRLIELEPNDVELPMLRANFHSYMGELELAKNEFEEILAKDPLRVEAYHGLAMVAEQLNDNSLKDVTKRIEEAMEKCKNQKDKSDIRDFKLLVAQIKVMEGSYLDALKAYQELVREEPRDFRPYLCQGIIYTLLRKSEEAEKHFEKFRRLVPKNHPYKEYLDDNMYATKFFAQKVEKEGAGSKR